The Natrinema caseinilyticum genomic sequence GACAGTACGATGAGGGGCTGGTTGCCCATCTGCTGTTGAGCCATAGTCAACTGGTGGATTGATTGCTATTCTATATAACTCTTATGCTACTCGTCGGGTAGGAATCGGCGAGCAGACCCCCGTCTGGCGGTTCCGACCCGACAGGTGACGGAGTATTTATAGCTGATCGGTGCTCGAGCGACCGACCGAGCGGTCGAACGAATCGAATACCTGCCGAAAAGTATCGGACAGCGTCAGGACTGGTTGCCCGGGAATCGATGATACTCCATTCCCTGGTGTTTCATCTCGTTGTGTTTCTCCTCGAGGAAGGAGTAGACTGCGCCGTGAGGGGCGCCGTCCAGGAGCATCTCGGCGGCGCTGCGGACGGCGTCGACTTCCTGTGGCGCGCCGATAATACCGAGCGTCGAGCCGTAGATGACGACGTCCGCGCCGGTCAGTTCCTCCATCAACTCGCGGGTTCGGCCGCCCTCGCCGATGAGGCGGCCCTTCTTTCGTTTCATGTCGTTTTTGTTGCGCGACGCGGCGTCGATGTCGACGATGTCGAACAACATCATGTCGTCCTCGAGCAATCGCAGGGCGTCTTCGGGTGCGAACCCGCGTCCGATGGCGCGAACGATTTCGGGACCCTTGAGGCCGCGGACGGGGTCCCCGACAGTCTCGACGGCGACGGAGCCGTTCTCCGAGTCGATGTCGAGTCGCACTTCCGCTTCCGCCTCGATCTCGCGCATCGTCTCGCCTCCTTCACCGATAAGAACACCGACGCGGTCCTGCGGAATCTTCACGTGCTGCATACGGGCTGGTACTGGCTGAGTGAGGTTAAGACCTTGGTCCGCGAGAACCGAGTGCGGTCCGTTACCGACGCACGGGGTCGGTCGACCCGCGAATCGAGACACGCGGACGGCGTTCGGCGGACCGCAGGCGTCAGTCAGCAAGCGAGGAATCGAACCCGCAGCCGAACCTACTCGAGAACCGACCGGAACCGCACCGATTCCGACAGCGTGTCGAGGATTGCAACGCTTCGGTCCTCGTCGGTCTTCGTCAAGAAGTGAGCGCCGGGATTGAGTACCGTCGTCCGACCGTCCTCGGAGAGTTCGCGTTGATGGTGGTGGCCGTAACAGACGAAGTCGTACGTCTCGCCGGCGGCAATCGCCTCGACCTCCGCTTTCTGCTCACCGTGAAGCGCTGCGATAGAGAGGCCGTCGAACTCGAGGTCGGCGAAGCGGCCGTGAAGCTGGCTCTCGCCGCCGAGCGAGTCGAACGCCGCCTGGAGATTGGCCGCGTCGCCGTCGTTGTTCCCGAGGACGCCGTGGAGTTCGAACTCGTCGAAGTAGGGGACCATCAGCGGCGCGACGAAGTCGCCGCAGTGGATGACGACCTCGACGCCGGCGTCATGAAAGATTTCGACCGCACGTTCGGTCGCCGCCGCGTTGTCGTGTGTGTCCGAAATGATACCGATGTTCATACTCGTTTCCGCGAGGGCGAGTCACTAAGGCGTTCGGGAGTGGTGAGCATCGGATCCGACGACGTAATTCGCGGGACCGCCACTTCACAAAGATGCAAGGAGGAAGCCCACGGCTTTAGCCGTGGGAGGAATCTGACACAGCGATGTGTCGTATTTCGGAGATCGCGGAGGCCCGAATTAGTCTCGAGACGGATCCGGCTCCGGACTCGTGACGAACTCGAGCAGGTCGGCTTCGGTCACGTCCAGCCCCTGACGGGAGAAAAACGAGACGACGTTCCGACAGTCTCGCTCGAGAAAATCCCGGCTGTTGGGGTGGTGGACGGTGACGGCCTGTCCGAGGTCGATGATTACGAGCTGGCCCTCGTCGAAGACGACGTTGTACTCGCTCAAGTCACCGTGGATCAGCCCGGCCGAGTAGAGTCGGCGCATGTACTCGCGCATGACCTCGTAGGCCGTTCGGGGATTCTCGATGTGGACCTCACCGAGCCGTTTCGCGCGGCCGTCCTCGTTACCGATGTACTCCATGACCAGCACGTTGCGCTCGGCGGCGATCGGTTCGGGCACCCGCACGCCGGCCGCCTTCGCGCGTTCTAGGTTCGCCAGTTCCTTTCTGGTCCAGGCGAGGACGACGTCCTTCTTCTTTCCACCCAGGCCCTCGAAGCGCGGGTCGCCCTCGAGATAGTCGCGCATCTGCCGGAAGTTCGAGGCGTTGATCCGATAGATCTTGACCGCGACCTCGCGGTCGTCGCCCAGCGCGTGGTAGACGTTGGCCTCCTTGCCCGTCGACAGCGGGCCGCCGAACGCCTCGACGTAGCCGTCCTGGACGAGCTTGTACAGCGCCGCGAAGGTCGCGTCGTCGAACACCGACTGCTCGACCTTGAACTGGTCGGCGTCCTTGATCCGCTCCTGGAACTGGTCGAACTCGCGGTCGCGCTCCCGGGCGATCCTGTCCGCTTCCGTGTCCGAGACGTCGATCTCCTCCCACTCGTCCCCGGGGGTATCGGCGCCCTCCCTGTCGACCAGCCCGTATTCCGTTCCCTGTCCCATCTGTCCGCGCCTACGGGTCG encodes the following:
- a CDS encoding KH domain-containing protein produces the protein MQHVKIPQDRVGVLIGEGGETMREIEAEAEVRLDIDSENGSVAVETVGDPVRGLKGPEIVRAIGRGFAPEDALRLLEDDMMLFDIVDIDAASRNKNDMKRKKGRLIGEGGRTRELMEELTGADVVIYGSTLGIIGAPQEVDAVRSAAEMLLDGAPHGAVYSFLEEKHNEMKHQGMEYHRFPGNQS
- a CDS encoding metallophosphoesterase, which codes for MNIGIISDTHDNAAATERAVEIFHDAGVEVVIHCGDFVAPLMVPYFDEFELHGVLGNNDGDAANLQAAFDSLGGESQLHGRFADLEFDGLSIAALHGEQKAEVEAIAAGETYDFVCYGHHHQRELSEDGRTTVLNPGAHFLTKTDEDRSVAILDTLSESVRFRSVLE
- the rio1 gene encoding serine/threonine-protein kinase Rio1, which codes for MGQGTEYGLVDREGADTPGDEWEEIDVSDTEADRIARERDREFDQFQERIKDADQFKVEQSVFDDATFAALYKLVQDGYVEAFGGPLSTGKEANVYHALGDDREVAVKIYRINASNFRQMRDYLEGDPRFEGLGGKKKDVVLAWTRKELANLERAKAAGVRVPEPIAAERNVLVMEYIGNEDGRAKRLGEVHIENPRTAYEVMREYMRRLYSAGLIHGDLSEYNVVFDEGQLVIIDLGQAVTVHHPNSRDFLERDCRNVVSFFSRQGLDVTEADLLEFVTSPEPDPSRD